From Mytilus edulis chromosome 8, xbMytEdul2.2, whole genome shotgun sequence, one genomic window encodes:
- the LOC139484606 gene encoding putative defense protein, with translation MSGLGTCLKIVGLFCCLCFVHAYPTGAPPEACQTRTPQHNGTTASTSAKRYTVTANSTYYTTTENVLVTLKGVLGTKFKGFLIQMRTADRQQIVGTFTVITTAETQLLQCNNVSGAAITHTSNDSKTDIQAIWTPPSQPVGNVIITATVVQDFKTFWNNIVSTSIQQSTPSTTTTVATTKTTRATSSSSAMTAGYAGLIGTMFALYIMHILN, from the exons ATGAGCGGACTTGGGACCTGTTTGAAGATTGTAGGACTGTTTTGTTGTCTTTGTTTTGTCCATGCTTATCCGACCGGAGCTCCCCCTGAAGCTTGTCAAACTAGAACTCCACAGCATAACGGAACAACCGCTTCAACTAGCGCCAAGCGCTATACAGTGACTGCTAACTCAACATACTATACTACTACAGAAAACGTTTTAG TGACTTTAAAGGGTGTTTTAGGTACGAAGTTTAAAGGTTTCTTGATACAGATGAGAACAGCAGACCGGCAGCAAATAGTGGGAACTTTCACCGTCATAACAACTGCTGAAACCCAACTTCTACAGTGTAACAATGTG AGTGGTGCTGCAATAACCCATACTAGTAATGATAGTAAGACAGATATACAAGCGATCTGGACTCCCCCGTCACAACCTGTTGGAAACGTCATAATAAC agcCACAGTGGTGCAGGACTTTAAGACTTTCTGGAACAACATTGTATCAACATCAATTCAACAATCTACACCGTCCACCACAACAACTGTTGCCACAACTAAGACTACACGAGCGACAAGTTCGTCTTCAGCGATGACTGCAGGCTACGCAGGACTCATTGGGACAATGTTTGCACTGTATATCATGCACATTCTGAATTAA